In one Silene latifolia isolate original U9 population chromosome 10, ASM4854445v1, whole genome shotgun sequence genomic region, the following are encoded:
- the LOC141608009 gene encoding uncharacterized protein LOC141608009 yields MLKKLEVLLPFTKVVTQIPLYTKLLKDVSTKKRSIGGDGLVALRGQRSAVLLNPMQKKLQDPSSFSIPCMVGNVSIKKALFNLGASVSILPLPIARNVGLHDMIPTSMTLQLADRLVQRPMGVIEDVPVKVGNFYIPADFVVLDIPED; encoded by the coding sequence ATGTTGAAGAAACTCGAAGTTTTACTACCTTTCACCAAGGTAGTGACACAAATACCGCTCTACACAAAATTATTGAAGGATGTGTCGACAAAGAAGAGAAGCATTGGAGGAGATGGTCTAGTGGCTCTTAGGGGGCAACGTAGTGCGGTCTTACTCAATCCCATGCAGAAGAAACTACAAGATCCGagtagtttttctattccttgcaTGGTGGGCAATGTGAGCATTAAGAAGGCACTTTTTAATCTTGGTGCTAGTGTTAGCATACTTCCTCTTCCTATTGCGAGGAATGTTGGGTTGCATGACATGATTCCTACCTCCATGACCTTACAACTAGCCGATAGGTTGGTACAAAGACCGATGGGTGTCATTGAAGATGTGCCGGTTAAGGTGGGCAACTTCTACATCCCGGCGGATTTTGTAGTGCTTGACATCCCGGAAGATTAA